Proteins encoded in a region of the Populus nigra chromosome 3, ddPopNigr1.1, whole genome shotgun sequence genome:
- the LOC133690112 gene encoding protein YIP4b-like: MSHNSDTIPLHASSQSDIDEIENLINSSIQSSPSTVLPARPPSPPRIPVSSSPFIQSNLPPPPAQAKLPTLQKPPSAVPSAPLPPLPPSTGNSSGGNIAATGFGSLPNTLTEPVWDTIKRDLSRIMSNLKLVVFPNPYREDPGKALRDWDLWGPFFFIVFLGLTLSWSASVKKSEVFAVAFALLAAGAVILTLNVLLLGGHIIFFQSLSLLGYCLFPLDIGAFICMLKDNVIIKVIVVFVTLAWSSWAAYPFMSSAVNPRRKALALYPVFLMYVSVGFLIIAID; this comes from the exons atgtcgcACAACAGCGACACGATCCCTCTCCACGCATCTTCCCAATCAGACATCGACGAGATCGAGAACCTAATCAACTCCTCCATCCAATCCAGTCCTTCAACAGTCCTACCTGCCCGTCCACCAAGCCCGCCCCGAATACCCGTATCCTCATCTCCATTCATCCAATCCAATCTTCCTCCACCTCCAGCTCAAGCAAAGCTCCCCACTCTTCAAAAACCGCCATCTGCTGTCCCCTCCGCCCCTCTACCTCCTCTGCCACCTAGCACTGGTAACTCTTCCGGTGGTAATATTGCTGCTACCGGGTTCGGGTCCCTTCCGAATACGTTGACGGAGCCAGTTTGGGATACGATAAAAAGAGATCTGTCTAGGATTATGAGTAATTTGAAGCTGGTTGTGTTTCCAAACCCGTATCGTGAAGATCCGGGTAAGGCCTTGAGAGACTGGGATTTGTGGGGTCCCTTTTTCTTCATCGTCTTCTTAGGACTCACTCTTTCTTGGTCCGCTTCTGTTAAAAAG TCTGAGGTTTTTGCCGTTGCATTTGCACTGCTCGCAGCTGGTGCTGTAATCTTGACACTGAATGTTCTGCTGCTG GGTGGACACATAATTTTCTTCCAAAGCCTGAGCCTCCTGGGTTACTGTCTCTTTCCTCTAGACATTGGAGCTTTCATCTGCATGTTGAAGGACAATGTAATAATAAAAGTGATTGTGGTATTTGTGACACTGGCTTGGAGCTCGTGGGCTGCCTATCCTTTCATGAGTTCAGCTGTAAACCCAAGAAGAAAGGCACTTGCACTTTACCCTGTATTTCTCATGTACGTATCAGTTGGTTTTCTCATCATCGCCATTGATTAA